One segment of Massilia sp. Se16.2.3 DNA contains the following:
- a CDS encoding DMT family transporter, translating into MLAKLTLNRTATKSTSTGIAAAVLAGALWGFVFLTPELASGFTSLQLSAGRYLAYGLIAAVLIAPAWKRLAPSLGWREWRALIWLSLAGNIVYYVLLAAAVQLGGVALASLVIGLLPLTVTLVGSRDAGALPLRRLLPSLGFGLAGLLCISWESLTSGAPGSLAGLLCAIGALVSWTAYAVGNRRWLGTLHAVSAHEWSLLIGVVTGLEALLLAPPAFLLASDAHSASEWAVFAGIVTGVALFCSVIGNALWNVATRALPLTLVGQMIVFETVFAVLYGFLWEGRWPTPAEGAAMVLLVIGVISSTSVHRTAKIAPPA; encoded by the coding sequence ATGCTTGCAAAACTCACCTTGAACCGCACCGCGACAAAGAGCACCTCGACCGGCATTGCAGCCGCCGTCCTCGCGGGCGCCCTGTGGGGCTTCGTCTTCCTCACGCCTGAACTGGCATCCGGCTTCACCTCGCTGCAGCTCTCGGCCGGGCGCTACCTGGCCTATGGCCTGATTGCCGCGGTGCTGATTGCGCCGGCATGGAAGCGCCTCGCGCCCAGCCTGGGCTGGAGGGAATGGCGGGCGCTGATCTGGCTCAGCCTGGCCGGCAACATCGTCTATTACGTGCTGCTGGCCGCGGCCGTGCAACTGGGTGGCGTGGCACTGGCCTCGCTCGTCATCGGACTGCTGCCACTGACCGTGACCCTGGTCGGCAGCCGCGACGCCGGTGCACTGCCGCTGCGCCGCCTGCTGCCCTCGCTCGGTTTCGGCCTGGCCGGCCTGCTGTGCATCAGCTGGGAATCGCTCACCAGCGGCGCACCGGGTTCGCTTGCCGGCTTGTTGTGCGCCATCGGCGCGCTGGTGTCCTGGACCGCCTATGCCGTCGGCAACCGCCGCTGGCTCGGCACCCTGCACGCGGTGTCCGCCCACGAATGGAGCCTGTTGATCGGCGTCGTGACCGGGCTGGAAGCGCTGCTGCTGGCGCCTCCCGCCTTCCTGCTGGCATCGGATGCGCATTCGGCCAGCGAATGGGCGGTGTTTGCCGGCATCGTCACCGGCGTCGCCCTGTTCTGCTCGGTGATCGGCAACGCCTTGTGGAACGTCGCCACCCGCGCGCTGCCGCTGACGCTGGTCGGCCAGATGATCGTGTTCGAGACCGTGTTCGCGGTGCTGTACGGCTTCCTGTGGGAAGGGCGCTGGCCGACGCCGGCCGAAGGCGCGGCGATGGTGCTGCTCGTCATCGGCGTGATCTCGTCGACGTCGGTGCACAGGACGGCGAAGATCGCACCGCCCGCCTGA